atatatatataatgagtCTTTGAGAAATAATTGGTTATAAGATTTTATAACTTTATAAGATTAAACTATATACGTATTTCTATATACCCACACATCAAAATGTATTTCCTGCAAAACAGTCTTAAAATATATCTCTTCAGTGATATCATACTAAATAAAATGTTTCTTAATTACTTTATGCATTTTTATAAGTACATTTGTATGTATTGAAAAATTTTCTTGTTCTGAAACAATACCAAAGTTTTTAGTAAAACAAAATGCAAGCTAGTCTGATAGAAATTACTTGAGGTGCATTAATATAGTTTATTACATATTCAAACACCGTGTTAGTGGAAACCTTGTCAAAGACGAAGGAAACTTGATGCTAACTAAAATGTCTAAACGCCATTAaagatgtttttatttaatttcctCTGAAAAAACACACACATGAGACAGAAAGAAGCATTTAGAGGCCTTCAATGAAGTTGACACCGGTGTTCTTCAACCAAACATTTCCTTGGATGAGCTGTGTTACAGTGAACTTGCTGGCTTCTGCTGCAGTTTTGATTACATGATAACCAGGCCAAGTCACTCTCTTGCTCGTTCCAGCACCAGCTCCACTGTTCATGTACTCTCCATAATACAACGTTTGCAAAAAGTCCTTACTCTGAGCATCCCACTCTGCCCATCCCGTTGGATCAACATGGTTATCTATTGTCGACTGCATCACCACAGTTCTGGAGTACTTCTTCCATGGTCGACCCAGAAAAGTTTTGATGGAACCCACAACAGGCTTAAGATCTGAGCTGGGTGTTAGGTTACACTGTTGAATTGAAGTTCCTGTGTTTTGGTTTGGATCTTCTCTTCCTTGAGCCGTCACCATGTTTTTTTGGTTACTCATGGGCTTTCGGGCCACCAAGTTGCACTTCTGGAAGACGACGGCGGCGTTTCCGAAAATGAAGTCAACGGTGCCGGTGATGAAAGAGTCTCTGTAGAACTGCCTGTTGGAGTGTGCGTAGAGAGTGTCTTGAAAGGCATCTATGCGACAACGGTTTATCACGGATTGGTCGGCGCCTACGCGCAGAGCCACCGCTTGGTGTTTCTCCGGTCCCGCCGTGTTCTGAAACCATATGTCTTGACCTATAAACCCATCACCCACAGCAGCTGCAAACCCGTATAACTACGTGGTTAGTGTTCAAGAATTCCAAATGTAATACATAGATGTTTAATGAGTGATTTCTATAGAAAACAACAATGATAACTCATTTGTTTCATTAATGGTATCAATTTTTTGGGGAAGTGACATACCAACTGTGGCGCTGTTAAAGGTTGTTGTTCCGTCGATGAAGTTCAAGCTTCCGGTGATTATAGTTGCATCCATACCGTCACCCACGAGCATGacgtttttcttcttcttaccaatttcaacattttctttatATGTTCCCTTTTTCACATAAATAACGTACCTTGTCTTACCATTGTCTGGTGCAGACGCCACAGCCTCAGTGACAGTCTTGAACTTGCCACTCCCATCCTTAGCCACCACGACATTGGCCTTGATGTCCCCAACCCCACTTTCCAAAAGCCTCCGATCCTTGCTGCTCACCCATGACGGAAACTCCCCATTTAAGGGTTCATCAATGATCTCTTCAACCTTTGGAGGCAAAACAGAGCCAACAAGAATGGCTAGAGAGGTTCTTGCCCTGGATATCAAGTCCTCAACTTCACCCTCCATAACACTCCGAGACGCACCCTCTAATCCATCCAAGCAAGTTGCATGGTTCGTTAGCACGCTACTTAGCCATGTGTGTGCATCTTGTCGCGACTCAATGCTCTGTTCTGTTACGGCTAACATCGAGCTCCAAACTCTGTCCAAGGACAAGTCCATGAGCTCCGCACAGTCCCGCAAAGCTGCTTCCTCCCTTGGATTGTTGACCCTGAGTTTGATGGCACTGGTTGTGTCCATGACTTTCTCGATGTGGGAGGTGTATTTCATGAGGAATGATTTGAGAAGATTGAGTTTGTGGTGTTCTGTTGTGGTGAATGTGTGAGTTTTGGTTACTTCTGAGACATGTGTTAAGCAGGATGCAGTATCAAGTGCCTGATCACAGACATGGTGAAGGGAGGAATTGTTGAAGAGATAAGAAGCAATGAAGGCTGATGAACTTAGAACTGCAATCACAGAAAGGAATAAGCAGATAGTTTTGGAAACGGGTTTTTTGGGCTTCTCTAACAGAGATTGTTGTTGGGTAGCCATGCTTAAGAGTGTCACTGCCTCTTCTTCATCCTATGATTTGCTTCCTTGTCCTCTATATAGCCCAAAATTTCTTGCACGAGGAAAAAAACCTTTGttggaaaattatttttttaaccaaaaaaaattataaacatttttttctattagtCAAAAGCTATGATATGGCTTTCAAATGGTATCTTCCTTGAATGAGACACTCATACtcgtatgaaaaatatttatggtTGGATTTTTCATAATTCTAACATAGTTTTAATTCaactttaaaaaagaaaatactttaatttatataagtctactgtgattataaaaataaaatttctataaacgtttatgattataaaaataaaaaacaaatttttttaatctgaTCAGAAATATGTtactaaacaaaattaaaatatatttatacgcaaaaatatttattatcaatttttataacttataattatatattatataatatataaatttgtatttctatattctgtattttagaaattataatttttttttctgtgttaTAACGATCACAATTTTTATATCGGTGTCTGTGTTATATCGGTCACAGTTTTCGTATCGGTGTATGtattaaaatactttaaaaaagaagaagattgaGATGAGAGATCTAACAAAGTTTTTGTCAATAATGACTCAGTGTTGTGTTGTagagataataataaaatgtccaattttttttttttatcagtaaaaaatcACCAGTTCCTTTCTCTTTTTACTCTAGCTATTTAATAATACCATTAGGTAGGGGAGACGAATCCAAGGATTTAAATGATTTGATTAATGCAAATAAGTTAGAATAATTAAGGTCCGAATTATGGCATGTGGGTTTCGCTTTCCGccataaaatgaataaatttgtaaagGGCAACAAGTGGAGccacttgtatatattttgtTTCCACATTCGCAATAATGGTTTTGTGTGATAAAAACAAAGTAGAAGACATTATTGATGAGATGGTCATTTTTAATTGCATCTTAGTCCACTTATTCATCATTGTACCCATCTTAGCCCTTTCTTTATCACCCATATCTCACTCCTCCACTTCACATTGCAACTACTTAGTTTATAACAATTCACATTTGTTAATTAAGTTGTTAATCTTGTGCTTTATTTTTCACTAATACATTGATTAATATGCTTAAAAAACTAACGTAGCATGGTGTGTCACGTGCATAGTCTCTTAAATTAAGGAAAAGCATAGATTCCTTTGAGCATCCTATCCATTTTTATTGGGTAAAGTGTAATGGGTATGTTGGTTTCATTCATAATCTTATCTTATGCATCCCTCACAAACACAAACCCTTGTTTTTCGCTACTTCATCGTGATATTAATTAAGTTGATACATTAATTTAGTGCGTTTTTATAAAACAACTTGCATCTTTCCCTTTTTTGAGTACCATTGCTAAAGCAACTTGTTAAACAaagttaattaataaaaaaacttgttAAAGGATGATTGTAATCCAAAAGGGATGCATCCCTATATTGTTTATAAAGCGTTGCATATAATATATACACACTGtggaacagaaaaaaaaaaaaaaaaaaacttcagtAAGTAAGATTTACACTTTCATTCTAATTTCTAAAATTgcaatatttttaatgtataattgAAGCATTTTTTTACCTTTTATATTTCAATACTCAATTTTTGTTTCACTTTTACGATTCATAAGCACgctttataatttatttttaatgacaaaaaaaatgttttataaaaactatattttcaaacaaaaaattattaaaatattatcatttaactattttttttaattattattataataaaataaaataaaatatctataaCATAACCCATTATTTTCTTTCCAATAATTTTAATAGTTTAAGTCATCATATACAGGTGCATTaacatgatttttgtttttaataatgattttttgaTCTGAAATGGTAAGATAATCAGTTAGAAAAACATATGTTAGTTGGAATAAAAGTGGGGATGAAAGAAATTGCGGTCCATATTTCCTGATGATATATTGTTTTTATGTgatgcaaaaataaaaaaaaatgtataggtaattgaaaatattctacctaatctttaaaatatcatatatgGTAGACAATGAAATTAGGAAGCAAATTATGAAATTTGGGAAATGAAGATAGGAAGATAACATT
The sequence above is a segment of the Phaseolus vulgaris cultivar G19833 chromosome 2, P. vulgaris v2.0, whole genome shotgun sequence genome. Coding sequences within it:
- the LOC137810411 gene encoding pectinesterase-like; amino-acid sequence: MATQQQSLLEKPKKPVSKTICLFLSVIAVLSSSAFIASYLFNNSSLHHVCDQALDTASCLTHVSEVTKTHTFTTTEHHKLNLLKSFLMKYTSHIEKVMDTTSAIKLRVNNPREEAALRDCAELMDLSLDRVWSSMLAVTEQSIESRQDAHTWLSSVLTNHATCLDGLEGASRSVMEGEVEDLISRARTSLAILVGSVLPPKVEEIIDEPLNGEFPSWVSSKDRRLLESGVGDIKANVVVAKDGSGKFKTVTEAVASAPDNGKTRYVIYVKKGTYKENVEIGKKKKNVMLVGDGMDATIITGSLNFIDGTTTFNSATVAAVGDGFIGQDIWFQNTAGPEKHQAVALRVGADQSVINRCRIDAFQDTLYAHSNRQFYRDSFITGTVDFIFGNAAVVFQKCNLVARKPMSNQKNMVTAQGREDPNQNTGTSIQQCNLTPSSDLKPVVGSIKTFLGRPWKKYSRTVVMQSTIDNHVDPTGWAEWDAQSKDFLQTLYYGEYMNSGAGAGTSKRVTWPGYHVIKTAAEASKFTVTQLIQGNVWLKNTGVNFIEGL